The following proteins are encoded in a genomic region of Pyrus communis chromosome 11, drPyrComm1.1, whole genome shotgun sequence:
- the LOC137709445 gene encoding uncharacterized protein, with translation MATLQKFKLLATQCAVAGSPTRSPSASPVIHLRRRKTLRMFLTRQDRRRLPRQTNSSESPPINGDNRDGDSPQKSKEVARVRRKLKDLFVSSPPFEDRISDRRSGGIGDEVEGRGLLSATGSGDGSGEIPTQRGAGFSLRPITASFRNRLLKRAWRPVLVTIPE, from the coding sequence ATGGCGACACTGCAGAAATTCAAGCTCTTAGCGACTCAATGCGCCGTCGCGGGAAGCCCAACTCGAAGCCCATCGGCCAGCCCAGTCATCCACCTCCGCCGCCGCAAGACGCTAAGAATGTTCCTCACCCGCCAGGATCGCCGCCGATTGCCTCGCCAAACCAATTCCTCGGAATCTCCACCCATTAACGGTGATAATCGCGACGGTGATTCGCCGCAGAAGAGCAAGGAGGTCGCTCGAGTTCGGCGCAAGCTGAAGGACCTCTTCGTGTCGTCGCCGCCGTTCGAAGATAGGATTTCagataggaggagtggaggaaTTGGGGACGAAGTAGAAGGGCGAGGGTTGTTATCAGCAACCGGAAGTGGTGATGGTTCCGGTGAGATTCCGACTCAGCGAGGCGCAGGCTTTTCGCTTCGGCCAATAACGGCGTCGTTTCGAAATAGGTTACTGAAACGAGCTTGGCGGCCTGTTCTGGTTACCATCCCCGAGTAA